The genomic stretch TTTCTATCGCCAGCTCTCTGCTGCTGATCAATTTGCAAACGAACCGGTCAATCTCTCCAGCGTTGGTCAACGGTTGCTTGACCGCGGTTTTCCTTTTTACTATCCCTTCTTCATAAACATAGCCGCTCCCAACCCCATCAATAACCAAAGAGATCTCCTTTGACGAGACAATCGTCTGGCTTGCAGCCGATCTAAGCTCTCTGGTTAATCGAGCGGCCAAGATACTTTCGGCCTGGCGCTTTAAGCTGGTTTTTATTATCTTGTCGGCGCTCCGGACCTCTGCT from Candidatus Margulisiibacteriota bacterium encodes the following:
- a CDS encoding prepilin-type N-terminal cleavage/methylation domain-containing protein, with the translated sequence MSGRKGFTLIEALLAISLLAAIIPTIILLFSAEVRSADKIIKTSLKRQAESILAARLTRELRSAASQTIVSSKEISLVIDGVGSGYVYEEGIVKRKTAVKQPLTNAGEIDRFVCKLISSRELAIEINKREIIVCKK